CTCCTATGCCCCTCCTTCCCTTAGGATGCGGAAGGGAGAGCTGTTTGACTATCTCACAGAGAAGGTGGCCCTCTCTGAAAAGGAAACCAGGTAAGGGTTGAGCCTGAAGCCCTAGGGGTGAGCAGGGGGTGGGACAGGTCAGGGAGGAGCCGAGGAGGAGACTGCACCcgcctccccttcccccaggtccatCATGCGGTCTCTGCTGGAAGCAGTGAGCTTTCTCCATGCCAACAACATTGTGCATCGAGATCTGAAGCCCGAGAATATTCTCCTAGATGACAATATGCAGATCCGACTTTCAGATTTCGGGTTCTCCTGCCATTTGGAACCTGGCGAGAAGCTTCGAGGTGAGGGGATCTAGTGCCCTAATAGGCTTGGGAGGGGAGACCCAGGCCTGATGAGATTGGTTGGCTGGGTCTGAGTACCAAGTCCCTGGTGCCAAGAAAAAGGGAGAAGTCATTGGGCACTTGCCAAGTATCCTGTGGGCGCAAAGCCTATGTTTACCTCAGAGTGGGCATCCTGACCTGGGAGGATGGAGACAGAcaagcaggcaggcagacagTGGTGCACAGTGGGCAGAGGGCCAGGCCAGGGGAGCCCGGAGGAAGGAACGCCAATTCAGCCTGAGCCCCATAAAGGAGGTAAAAAAGGGAGCCACATGTTCAGCCACGTTTGGGGTCTGGAGTGCAGGACCACAAGAGCCTGATGTGATGTGTCCAGACTGCACTTCccacctgggccctgggcctcagGTTCACCTGATGTGAATACAGTTGTTGTGACAGGAATGTTTCTACTGCAAATGGGAAACTTCAAATAAAATTCACCTGTGGGATTCTTCAGAGCCTTTAGTCTGCCACTGACTCTCTCCCTCAATGGCTTTGTACTAGACTTATGAAAAGCTACCGTTTACTGGGCATTCACCTGTGAGGCAGgcaccagtctttttttttcttttttctttttttttttgagacagagtctcactctgtcacccaggctgggatgcagtggcatgatcttcactcactgcaatctccacctcctgggttcaagctattcttctgcctcagcctcccaagtagttgggattacaggtgcccaccactacgcctggctcatttttgtatttttagtagagatggaatttcacaatgttggccaggctggtcttgaactcctgacctcaagtgatcctcctgtcccagcctccaaaagtgctgggattacaggcgtgagcactgtGCCTGGTCGGCACCAGTCTTTATATGGCTTATTCCCCTAAATCCTCTCCACAGCCCTGTGTGACAGACAGtatttgtgtctctttttttatAGATAGGCTCAAAGAGGTGAGATGACTGCTCTAGGGTCCTAATGCTAGGATTTGAACTTggacagtctgactccagagttcaTACTCAACCTGTGGACCTACATGTCTGGTGGATGTTGTACTTTAAAACCCTTTGGCTTCCACATGTACTTTTCCCCTTTCTGGAATCATCTTTGCCTCTGCCCACTCTATCCTCTCCTTGGCTTGGGTAATTCAGGCTTCACTTTAAACCTCCAGGGCAGCTTAGGTCCCTTTGCTTTCTGTTCTCCCATCTTCTTCATTCACAACACGTCTTACTGTATTGTTATTTCTCACTTGCTTTCAGGTAGACAGTGAGCTCGGTAAGGCCTCATCTCATTTGCCACTTGGCAAATCAATGCAAtttggcattcaataaatacttggtgTAGGAATGAATTTCCCAACAAAGTCAGTTTCAATTCGGGGCTGTTAAAATCTCCTGGAAGTGTGCCATGGAACAAGGTTCAGAAAGTACTGGAAGAATTGGTGCCTGAGTGGTAgaacaaactaaaaatacagacttgagccaagcgtggtggcatgcatctgtcaccccagctactcgggaggctgaaggaggaggctcacttgagcctaggagcccaaggctacaatgagctgtgatagtgccaccacactccagcctgtgtgacatagtgaccctgtctctaaaaataaataaatataaaaatacagacttGGATAAAGTTTTGGAGGGCTCTGGACTTTAGAACTGTAGATTTGATCATGTCACGATGTGGAATCAGGGAAGGGTTTTAAACAAAGGACTTACCCATTACGTGCTTTAAGAAATCCCATAGCTCGCCGGGCGCAgtagcccacgcctgtaatcccagcactttgggagcccgaggtgggcggatcacgagtcaggagttcaagaccagcctggccaacacggtgaaagcctgtctctactaaagattcaaaaaattagccaggcatggtggcacgtgcctgtaatcccagctactcgggagactgaggcaggagaatcacttgaacccaggaggcggaggttacattgagccgacatcatgccattATACACCAGACTAGGCgtcagggcaagactccatctccaaaaaaaaaagaaaagaaattccttaTCTCCGCTTCTTCCCCTTGGGTTGAGTGATAGTTGGAGATtataggaggaggaagaggtttgGGCAGATAGGAatgcagaaaatttttttttgcatatgtattgtgatatatgtaaaaatacataatCTTTCCATATGcattatgatatatataaaactaaGGTAACAAGTTGTGAGGAGTGGGTAGGTTGGCTTGGATAGTGGGTAGGTAGGGTTGGAGGAGGCAAATGATATGGTGGAACAAGGACCTTGAAATAAATCCGAAACCCAGGTTTTCCTAGGAAGGCCACCAGGAGCCATGGTGAGCCAACTGTTGAGCAGGGATAGTGCCTCAGCAGGAGACTTGGCAGAAGGCAGACAGAAGGAAGATGGGAACACTGGTAGTCTTGGCAGCATTGAGGAGGCTCCAGCAGAGATCCAGTGCTAAGGGCCCTAGAGGGGCTGGTGGCATCCCCTCAATCTTGGTCCTCTCTCCCCAGAGTTGTGTGGGACCCCAGGGTATCTAGCGCCAGAGATCCTTAAATGCTCCATGGATGAAACCCACCCAGGCTATGGCAAGGAGGTCGACCTGTGAGTTCCTGGTCTCCCCCTCCCTCCCGTGCTTGCTGTCCTTTGCTGGGTCTGCCCGTCACCCAGTCCCGCCTGACTCCAGTCTCTTTCCCAGCTGGGCCTGTGGGGTGATCTTGTTCACACTCCTGGCTGGCTCGCCACCCTTCTGGCACCGGCGGCAGATCCTGATGTTACGCATGATCATGGAGGGCCAGTACCAGTTCAGTTCCCCCGAGTGGGATGACCGTTCCAGCACTGTCAAAGACCTGGTGAGCTGGGGCTGAGAGGACAGTAGGGGAGGCCCAAGAGCTGCCTCTCATGCTCTGGGTCTCTCCTAGATCTCCAGACTGCTGCAGGTGGATCCTGAGGCACGCctgacagctgagcaggccctaCAGCACCCCTTCTTTGAGCGTTGTGAAGGCAGCCAACCCTGGAACCTCACCCCCCGCCAGCGGTTCCGGGTAAGCCTGAGTGTATCAGGGTCTGGGCCCGTTCCTCTGTCCCATGATCTTTCCCCTGCACTAGAGCTCACCCTGCCCCCCTTCCCAGGTGGCAGTGTGGACAGTGCTGGCTGCTGGACGAGTGGCCCTAAGCACCCATCGTGTACGGCCACTGACCAAGAATGCACTGTTGAGGGACCCTTATGCGCTGCGGTCAGTGCGGCGCCTCATCGACAACTGTGCCTTCCGGCTCTACGGGCACTGGGTAAAGAAAGGGGAGCAGCAGAACCGGGCGGCTCTCTTTCAGCACTGGCCCCCTGGGCCTTTTCCCATCATGGGCCCTGAAGAGGAGGGAGACTCTGCTGCTATAACTGAGGATGAGGCCGTGCTTGTGCTGGGCTAGGACCTCAATCCCAGGGATTCCCAGGAAGCAGAACTCTCCAGAAGAAGGGTTTTGATCATTCCAGCTcctctgggctctggcctctggccTCAGGCCCACCACTGATCCTGCTACCCTCTTGAAGACCAGCCCGGTACCTCTCTCCCCACTGGCCAGGACTCTGAGATCAGAGCTGGGGTGGAAGGGAGCCACTCTGAACGCCACGCCTGGCCCGGTCAGTGCTGCATGCACTgcatatgaaataaaatctgCTACACGCCAGGGAGAACAGGTGTCCTGTGTCAGTCTGGCTTGGGCAGGAAAGCCCAGAAGGTACTCAGCAGGGTGCAGGGATGGTGCCATTCTGGCACAGACCTTTATTGGGGAAAATGCTGGGGGTCACTTGGTCTTGCTCTTGCCTTTACCCGGAGGTAGCTGGAAGGGCCGCTCTAGTGCAGTCAACTTGCTGCTGAGCCTTTCCTTGCTGGCCTTGAGCCGCTCCTCCACCAGTCCCTGGAGCTGCTCCAGCTCTTTGTTCACTTGGGTCTTGATGTAGGCTCGGAGGACGTGGACGTGGCCTGCAGGGGCAGGGAAGAAGGGGCAGGGTGAGGAGAGATGCTGTCTGGCAATGGGCGGGTGGTCCCTAGTTGGGCAAACACAGCCCCCAGATTTCCCCTGGTGGGGATATAGAGGTAGCAATGTTGTTTCCCTTTAGGAAATGTTAGCAAGCCCTTGTGTGAGAGGTAGTTGGGTAGGGTGGCTATGCTGGACTTTGCAGCTTCAAATTCTGATCCCTACTCAGTTGCTTTGTGACCTTAGGCAGGTTATTTAAcctatctgtgcctcagtttccttgtatgAAATGTGGATAGTGATACCTAGCACATAGGATTgagggaggattaaatgagttaatttatgtaaaatgcttagagcAGGGCATGCACTGCACACCTATTGCCAAGTATGTGCTGGCTGTTATTGTCAttggctttctctttttttttttttttgagatggagtcttgctttgtcgcccaggctggagtgcagtggcagcgatctcagctcactgcaagctctgcctcccaggttcatgccattctcctgcctcagcctcccagtagctgggactacaggcacccgccaccacgcccggctaactttttgtatttttagtagagacggggtttcacagtgttagccaggatggacttgatctcctgacctcgtgatccgcctgcctcagcctcccaaagtgctgggattacagtcgtgagccactgcacctggcctgttctttgttttttttttaactcttaagttctgggatacaagcagaacatgcaggtttgctacgtaggtatacatgtgccatggtggtttgcttcacccatcaacccatcatatAGGTTTTAAGCCACCATCATTGG
This sequence is a window from Gorilla gorilla gorilla isolate KB3781 chromosome 18, NHGRI_mGorGor1-v2.1_pri, whole genome shotgun sequence. Protein-coding genes within it:
- the PHKG2 gene encoding phosphorylase b kinase gamma catalytic chain, liver/testis isoform produces the protein MTLDVGPEDELPDWAAAKEFYQKYDPKDVIGRGVSSVVRRCVHRATGHEFAVKIMEVTAERLSPEQLEEVREATRRETHILRQVAGHPHIITLIDSYESSSFMFLVFDLMRKGELFDYLTEKVALSEKETRSIMRSLLEAVSFLHANNIVHRDLKPENILLDDNMQIRLSDFGFSCHLEPGEKLRELCGTPGYLAPEILKCSMDETHPGYGKEVDLWACGVILFTLLAGSPPFWHRRQILMLRMIMEGQYQFSSPEWDDRSSTVKDLISRLLQVDPEARLTAEQALQHPFFERCEGSQPWNLTPRQRFRVAVWTVLAAGRVALSTHRVRPLTKNALLRDPYALRSVRRLIDNCAFRLYGHWVKKGEQQNRAALFQHWPPGPFPIMGPEEEGDSAAITEDEAVLVLG